Proteins co-encoded in one Myxococcales bacterium genomic window:
- a CDS encoding NYN domain-containing protein, producing MADEALIAVFVDYENLALGVRDAKIGKFQIDLILKRLLEKGRVVYKRAYCDWSQYRTEVREFHGHGIEMIDIPRTKMSGKNSADIHMVVDALDLSHSKDHIDVFALLTGDSDFSPLASKLKENNKRVIGCGVKSSTSNLLIGCCDEFIYYDDLVRASEKSRPRKKRLKASKDSSGKGRGKAATEEEPEVLGQLIEIARSLEQDYDPLWGSMIKQTIRRVYPGFNELNSGYKNFADLLKDAEDRGYLKLEYDESRGNFKVRMGDD from the coding sequence GTGGCGGACGAAGCGCTAATCGCGGTATTTGTGGACTATGAAAATCTCGCTCTCGGTGTCCGGGACGCGAAGATCGGTAAATTTCAGATCGATTTGATCCTCAAGCGTCTGCTCGAAAAGGGGCGTGTCGTATACAAGCGTGCGTATTGCGATTGGAGTCAGTACCGCACCGAAGTGCGGGAGTTTCACGGTCACGGGATCGAGATGATCGACATTCCGCGCACCAAAATGAGTGGGAAAAACAGTGCGGACATTCACATGGTCGTCGACGCACTCGATCTCAGTCACTCCAAGGACCATATCGATGTCTTTGCATTGCTCACGGGAGACAGCGACTTTTCGCCCCTCGCCTCGAAGCTCAAGGAAAACAACAAGCGAGTCATCGGTTGCGGAGTCAAGAGTTCGACCTCGAACCTCCTGATTGGCTGTTGCGACGAATTCATCTACTACGATGATCTCGTACGCGCCTCCGAAAAGTCCAGGCCCAGGAAAAAGCGCCTGAAGGCCTCCAAGGACTCGAGCGGCAAGGGCCGCGGAAAGGCGGCGACCGAGGAGGAGCCGGAGGTTTTGGGCCAACTCATCGAGATTGCTCGTTCGCTGGAGCAAGACTATGACCCGCTGTGGGGATCGATGATCAAGCAGACCATCCGGCGTGTCTACCCCGGGTTCAACGAACTCAACTCCGGCTACAAAAATTTTGCGGATCTACTCAAGGACGCGGAAGATCGCGGCTACCTGAAACTCGAGTACGACGAGAGCCGAGGCAACTTCAAGGTGCGCATGGGTGATGACTAG
- a CDS encoding ABC transporter substrate-binding protein, with amino-acid sequence MNVAVCALLLAPTRSLASNQGTASAAVQSLHDTLTGAMKEADALGYQGRFEMIAPAVNTYIDQKFMAAKSIGRHWKKLTPDEQERWLKIFSNLTVANYAGRFKGYSGEHFVLEGEEDAPHDTKLVKTMLILPNDDDVRLNYRLRETDGSWKIIDVYMNGTVSELSLRRSEYSSTVKREGFETLIAAVEKKLADFAGDTYVDKDADSPVASSSPDQP; translated from the coding sequence GTGAATGTCGCTGTGTGCGCTCTCTTGCTGGCGCCAACCAGAAGTCTGGCTTCCAACCAAGGCACCGCGAGTGCTGCCGTCCAAAGTCTTCACGACACGTTGACCGGCGCAATGAAGGAAGCGGACGCGCTCGGTTACCAGGGGCGATTTGAAATGATCGCGCCGGCGGTCAATACCTACATCGACCAGAAGTTCATGGCGGCCAAGTCGATTGGACGTCACTGGAAGAAACTCACTCCCGATGAACAAGAGCGCTGGCTCAAGATTTTTTCCAACCTCACTGTGGCCAACTACGCGGGACGCTTCAAGGGATATTCGGGCGAGCACTTCGTCCTCGAGGGGGAAGAAGATGCTCCCCACGACACCAAGTTGGTCAAGACGATGTTGATCCTGCCGAACGACGACGACGTCAGACTCAACTACCGGTTGCGCGAGACGGATGGCAGTTGGAAGATCATCGATGTCTACATGAATGGAACGGTCAGCGAACTTTCCCTTCGACGGTCGGAGTATTCTTCAACGGTCAAGCGCGAAGGCTTCGAGACCCTGATCGCCGCAGTAGAGAAGAAGCTCGCTGATTTTGCAGGGGACACGTATGTCGATAAAGACGCCGACAGTCCCGTCGCATCGAGTTCGCCGGATCAGCCCTGA
- a CDS encoding SCO family protein codes for MRGFYFVHVATGVILIAVLVAFFGLRNEWGGRSGVVDIVSAPGTAPVSSLPSRGDPKPLTFTNHLGETVSELDFRGGHSLVFFGYSSCPDVCPGNLMVMSRALTTLGEAAEQVRPIFISFDPERDTPEVLNSYVSHFHPRLIGLTGTPAEIEAATRAYGVFFERSENSDGSAGSGEIQHTSNTFLIGPDGQALAIFRHNTPPDEMAAVILEKIQQSQDQNTAALP; via the coding sequence ATGAGAGGCTTCTATTTTGTTCATGTCGCGACCGGGGTCATTCTGATCGCCGTTCTGGTGGCGTTTTTTGGCCTGCGCAACGAATGGGGTGGGCGCAGTGGGGTGGTGGACATCGTCTCGGCCCCCGGCACTGCGCCGGTATCCAGCCTGCCGTCTCGGGGCGACCCGAAGCCCCTGACCTTTACCAATCATCTCGGCGAAACCGTGAGCGAGCTCGATTTCCGGGGGGGTCATTCGCTCGTCTTCTTTGGTTATTCGAGTTGTCCCGACGTCTGTCCCGGCAATCTCATGGTGATGTCGCGAGCATTGACGACGCTCGGTGAGGCCGCCGAACAGGTGCGACCGATCTTCATCAGCTTCGACCCCGAGCGCGATACGCCGGAAGTCCTGAACAGCTACGTCTCACACTTTCACCCTCGGCTCATCGGGCTCACGGGAACCCCCGCGGAGATCGAGGCCGCGACCAGGGCCTACGGTGTCTTTTTTGAACGGAGTGAGAATTCGGATGGAAGTGCGGGCAGCGGCGAGATCCAGCACACATCGAACACATTTCTCATCGGCCCCGACGGTCAAGCCCTTGCGATCTTCCGGCACAACACACCGCCGGACGAAATGGCTGCGGTAATCCTGGAGAAAATTCAGCAGAGCCAAGACCAGAACACGGCTGCGCTACCTTGA
- a CDS encoding M28 family peptidase — protein sequence MFSPTPRPRIAVQQVLCALSIALGLLGCTSPPKVQLAPDADCFREIAGALADDAFGGRGLGSEGLRGAGDYLERLYSALGLSPFNNALFSRSYRQGFQAVTGIKSGPHNLLSWRQARSETTGLANIKTDFMPLGISSSAIFEGDLAFVGYGLVAEPLDYDDYEGLDLQGKVVLAMRYEPGEADPDSPFDGKRPSRFSDLRYKALKARQAGAVALIFVSPPGDDEDRLPRVNHRGSAANAGIPVLQVSRKLAQVWLALAGLELGALHAAIDADYRPHSRDLAGLRISGRTDLKSRYTEVANIIGIVPGHGDLAAEAIVVGAHFDHLGRGGAHSLAIDNHAIHNGADDNASGVAAMICGVAGLMQNIKDDSAGEEKPRRSLVVVGFSGEEAGLLGSGWYVRHPVFPMEKTMAMVNLDMVGRLREEKLHAMGADSSPDWKPILAPLAQERGLDLLAGGDGYGPSDQMSFYANGVPVVHFFTGSHSDYHTPDDDIDRLNISGGARIAEFLGDVLGQLIHRTEPLAYQASSSAATMAGDSRNFGAFLGSIPDYSAMTSADGGVLLSAVRPGGPADSAGIAGGDRIIEMAGTEIHNLYDMTFVLSDHRPGEIIQIVVLRGGETLTLTATLGRRGKASGPKNVEASSEPADPHGQDD from the coding sequence ATGTTTTCACCTACCCCACGCCCCCGAATTGCAGTTCAACAGGTTCTCTGCGCCCTCTCGATCGCTCTCGGATTGCTGGGTTGTACCTCGCCCCCAAAGGTCCAATTGGCGCCGGACGCCGACTGCTTTCGCGAAATCGCCGGTGCCCTCGCGGACGATGCGTTCGGGGGCCGCGGGTTGGGGAGCGAGGGCTTGCGTGGGGCTGGCGATTATCTCGAACGACTCTACTCCGCGCTGGGGCTCAGCCCATTCAACAACGCCCTTTTTTCTCGCAGCTACCGGCAGGGTTTTCAAGCCGTCACTGGGATCAAGTCTGGACCTCATAATCTTTTGAGTTGGCGACAAGCTCGAAGCGAAACGACGGGGCTGGCGAACATCAAAACCGACTTCATGCCACTGGGCATTTCCTCGTCCGCCATTTTTGAGGGCGACCTGGCCTTTGTCGGTTACGGCCTGGTCGCCGAACCGTTGGACTACGACGACTACGAGGGACTAGACCTGCAGGGCAAGGTCGTATTGGCGATGCGGTACGAACCGGGAGAAGCCGACCCCGACAGTCCATTCGACGGCAAGCGACCGAGCCGTTTTTCTGATCTTCGCTACAAAGCGCTCAAAGCTCGGCAGGCCGGAGCCGTTGCATTGATCTTTGTCTCGCCGCCGGGCGACGACGAAGACCGACTGCCGCGCGTAAACCACCGCGGCTCGGCTGCGAATGCCGGGATCCCGGTCCTGCAGGTCAGTCGCAAGCTCGCGCAAGTATGGTTGGCACTTGCTGGACTCGAACTGGGTGCGTTGCACGCGGCGATCGATGCGGATTATCGACCCCATTCTCGAGATCTAGCGGGCTTGCGGATTTCAGGAAGAACCGACTTGAAGTCCCGTTACACAGAAGTCGCGAACATCATCGGAATCGTTCCCGGTCACGGGGATCTGGCGGCCGAGGCCATCGTCGTCGGTGCGCACTTCGATCATCTCGGCCGCGGTGGAGCGCATTCTCTTGCCATCGACAACCATGCCATTCACAACGGTGCCGATGACAACGCCTCGGGGGTTGCCGCGATGATTTGCGGAGTCGCCGGATTAATGCAAAACATCAAGGACGACAGCGCGGGGGAGGAGAAACCGCGGCGCAGCCTGGTCGTCGTGGGATTTAGCGGCGAAGAAGCCGGACTTCTGGGCTCGGGGTGGTATGTGCGCCACCCCGTCTTCCCAATGGAAAAAACCATGGCCATGGTCAACCTCGACATGGTGGGACGACTGCGCGAAGAAAAGCTCCACGCGATGGGTGCAGATTCGTCTCCGGACTGGAAGCCGATCCTCGCACCACTCGCACAAGAGCGCGGACTCGATCTGCTTGCGGGGGGCGACGGGTATGGCCCATCCGACCAGATGTCCTTCTACGCAAACGGCGTCCCCGTGGTTCATTTCTTTACCGGGTCCCATTCCGATTACCACACCCCCGACGACGACATCGACCGGCTGAACATCTCCGGCGGCGCTCGCATCGCGGAGTTTCTCGGCGACGTCCTCGGCCAGTTGATTCACCGGACAGAACCGCTGGCCTATCAAGCCTCGTCCAGCGCAGCCACGATGGCCGGAGACAGCCGGAACTTTGGCGCATTTCTCGGCAGCATTCCCGATTACTCGGCGATGACGAGTGCCGATGGAGGTGTGCTGCTGTCGGCGGTGCGGCCGGGGGGGCCGGCGGACAGTGCGGGAATCGCCGGGGGTGATCGCATCATCGAAATGGCGGGCACTGAAATCCACAACCTCTACGACATGACCTTTGTTCTCAGTGATCATCGCCCCGGCGAAATCATCCAGATCGTAGTACTTCGGGGCGGTGAAACGCTGACCTTGACTGCCACCCTCGGACGCAGGGGGAAGGCGAGCGGTCCGAAGAATGTAGAGGCGAGTTCGGAACCTGCGGACCCGCACGGGCAGGACGACTAG
- a CDS encoding DUF420 domain-containing protein, with amino-acid sequence MLDWLPHFGALCNFTITILIVWAFIAIRRGDRELHPKLMKFAIGLGAVFLVSYLVQITTTGHGEAPGTGLYRNTFLVILATHTVCAVLMLPLILRSAYLGINGRFAEHRKIVRFAYPVWLYVGTTGVVIYLMMYQL; translated from the coding sequence ATGCTCGACTGGCTCCCTCACTTTGGCGCTCTCTGCAATTTCACGATCACGATCCTGATCGTCTGGGCCTTCATCGCGATCCGTCGCGGAGACCGGGAACTCCACCCCAAACTGATGAAGTTTGCGATCGGTCTGGGCGCCGTATTCCTGGTTTCGTATTTGGTGCAGATCACCACGACCGGACACGGAGAGGCACCCGGAACGGGGCTCTACCGAAATACGTTTCTCGTCATCCTCGCGACCCACACCGTTTGCGCCGTACTCATGCTTCCGTTGATCTTGCGATCAGCCTATCTGGGCATCAACGGTCGATTTGCCGAACACCGAAAGATCGTGCGCTTTGCCTACCCGGTGTGGCTCTACGTGGGGACAACCGGCGTGGTCATCTATCTGATGATGTACCAGCTTTAG
- a CDS encoding diaminopimelate decarboxylase produces the protein MEALQFLDAERTLELQREFGTPFYVYDEDTLLRRAREVLAFPNPYGLVGRYAMKALPTAAILRLLTEAGLMIDASSGFEADRALLAGVPAENIQITAQELPRNLEQLIDQGVMFNACSLLQLERYGELYPGREVSVRINPGLGSGHSNRTNVGGPSASFGIWHEQLDQVLEIAAQKDLSITRMHTHIGSGSDPDKWVVCAKMSLAIAARLPDVRNLSLGGGFKVGRMANEDTTDLVAIGQKIVPEIEAFAREHGRELTLEVEPGTYIAASCGALVCTVTDLVETSANDGYRFIKIDAGMSEMIRPSMYGGQHPIIVVPGNDESRGTGEYLIVGHCCESGDVLTPAPGNPEALETRTVVEPRVGDALVIECAGAYCAGMSAKNYNAFPECAEVLLRSDGRAELIRRRQTLEQMLQNEV, from the coding sequence ATGGAAGCGCTGCAATTCCTGGACGCTGAACGTACCCTCGAGCTCCAACGCGAGTTCGGCACCCCCTTCTACGTCTACGACGAAGACACCCTGCTGCGACGAGCTCGGGAAGTCCTCGCGTTTCCGAATCCCTACGGGTTGGTGGGTCGCTACGCAATGAAGGCGCTGCCCACGGCCGCCATTCTGCGACTGCTCACCGAAGCGGGTCTCATGATTGATGCGAGCAGCGGCTTCGAAGCAGACCGCGCACTTCTTGCCGGTGTCCCGGCAGAAAACATTCAGATCACCGCACAAGAGCTTCCCCGTAACCTCGAACAGTTGATCGACCAGGGAGTGATGTTCAACGCCTGCTCCCTGCTGCAATTGGAGCGCTACGGAGAGCTGTATCCGGGCCGCGAGGTGTCGGTGCGGATCAATCCGGGTCTGGGTTCGGGCCACAGCAACCGCACGAACGTTGGCGGTCCCTCGGCGAGCTTCGGGATCTGGCACGAACAACTCGACCAGGTGCTGGAAATTGCCGCCCAGAAAGATCTGTCCATTACCCGGATGCATACTCACATCGGGTCGGGCTCGGATCCGGATAAATGGGTGGTGTGCGCAAAGATGTCCCTCGCCATCGCGGCGCGACTGCCCGATGTCCGCAACCTGAGCCTGGGGGGTGGATTCAAGGTCGGACGCATGGCCAACGAAGACACGACCGATCTCGTGGCCATCGGCCAGAAGATTGTTCCCGAGATCGAAGCTTTTGCGCGGGAGCATGGACGCGAACTCACCCTCGAGGTCGAACCTGGAACCTACATTGCGGCGAGCTGCGGTGCGTTGGTGTGTACCGTGACCGACCTCGTGGAAACCAGCGCGAACGATGGCTACCGCTTCATCAAGATCGATGCGGGGATGTCGGAAATGATACGACCCAGCATGTACGGCGGTCAGCATCCGATCATCGTGGTGCCGGGCAATGATGAGTCGCGGGGCACTGGCGAGTACCTGATCGTGGGCCATTGTTGCGAGAGCGGTGACGTCTTGACTCCCGCGCCCGGCAATCCCGAAGCCCTGGAGACGCGCACCGTGGTCGAACCCCGGGTTGGCGACGCGTTGGTGATCGAATGCGCGGGCGCCTATTGCGCGGGAATGTCCGCAAAGAACTACAACGCCTTTCCCGAATGCGCGGAGGTTCTGCTGCGCAGCGACGGTCGCGCCGAGCTGATTCGTCGGCGCCAGACCCTCGAGCAAATGCTGCAAAACGAGGTCTGA
- a CDS encoding NAD(P)-dependent oxidoreductase has product MSNATPQLEGEKILITGPTSQVALPIVKALAQNNQVFGLARFSKQEDREKIEALGVETLAVDLAGADLDAVPRDFSIVLNFAVVKSGDFEYDLAANAEGVGRLIAHCRPAKGFLHCSTAGVYESAGHHALKETDPLGDNHRVLMPTYSICKIAAETVVRFAARQWNVPSVIARFSVPYGDNGGWPWFHLMMMKGGVPIPVHKDKPSIYNLIHEDDYISMIPKLLDLADVPPVTINWGGSEPTSIEEWCGYMGELTGLEPKFNYTEDTLASVTLDPSKMHELVDKTRVDWREGIERMVRARNPELLRDAS; this is encoded by the coding sequence GTGTCAAACGCAACCCCCCAGCTCGAAGGTGAGAAGATTCTGATCACGGGCCCGACCAGCCAGGTCGCGCTCCCCATTGTCAAAGCCCTCGCCCAGAACAATCAGGTCTTTGGCCTCGCGAGATTCAGCAAGCAGGAAGACCGAGAAAAGATTGAAGCCTTGGGCGTCGAAACCCTCGCAGTCGATCTCGCCGGCGCTGATCTCGACGCAGTTCCCCGAGACTTCTCAATCGTGCTCAATTTTGCAGTGGTGAAGAGCGGGGACTTCGAATACGACCTCGCCGCGAATGCCGAAGGTGTGGGCCGATTGATTGCGCACTGTCGACCCGCGAAGGGTTTTCTCCACTGTTCGACAGCCGGAGTTTATGAATCTGCGGGACATCACGCGCTAAAAGAAACCGACCCTCTCGGAGACAACCATCGCGTCCTGATGCCGACCTACAGCATCTGCAAAATCGCGGCAGAAACCGTGGTGCGCTTTGCTGCACGCCAGTGGAACGTTCCAAGCGTGATTGCTCGCTTCAGTGTCCCTTACGGTGACAACGGAGGCTGGCCATGGTTCCACCTCATGATGATGAAGGGCGGCGTACCGATCCCGGTTCACAAGGACAAGCCGAGCATCTACAACCTGATTCATGAAGACGACTACATTTCCATGATTCCCAAACTTCTGGACCTCGCCGACGTACCTCCGGTGACGATCAACTGGGGTGGGAGCGAGCCGACGAGCATCGAAGAGTGGTGCGGCTACATGGGTGAGCTGACGGGCCTCGAGCCCAAGTTCAACTACACCGAGGACACCCTCGCCAGCGTGACCCTGGATCCGAGCAAGATGCACGAGTTGGTGGACAAGACTCGGGTCGATTGGCGCGAGGGCATCGAGCGAATGGTGCGGGCGCGCAATCCGGAGCTGCTACGCGATGCTTCGTGA
- a CDS encoding aminoglycoside phosphotransferase family protein, with protein sequence MVLSRALRAFSELVDPIATPISTGLIHETYEVRDREDHEFILQRVNPMFSRDINYNIQAVTRHLADRGIETFSLVESDGLPFIDLESDGLWRLMTRIKGTAFDRPKDPEQIRDAGRLVASFHRAMFDFDAALHPIGFPFHDTNQHFEDLAVALRENEGHPLHRKTVDLANKIFEAAAGLASLDAAPHRVIHGDLKFNNLLFEPESSTGNFRPVALIDLDTLARLPLAFDWGDALRSWCNLRAEDEPEAELDLSLASAATEGLMTVFEPGTPEEKPTPAELESLSWGLEIVSLELSARFASDMLRECHWDWDRNRFERAGEHNHLRALGQFDLYRQARATHEERAHNLPI encoded by the coding sequence GTGGTTCTCTCGCGCGCGCTGCGTGCGTTCAGTGAACTCGTTGATCCAATCGCTACCCCCATTTCGACTGGACTGATCCACGAGACCTACGAAGTCCGGGATCGCGAAGACCACGAGTTCATCCTTCAGCGTGTCAATCCCATGTTCTCCCGCGACATCAACTACAACATCCAGGCAGTGACTCGACACCTGGCCGATCGGGGCATCGAGACGTTCTCCCTGGTTGAGAGCGATGGCCTCCCATTCATAGATCTCGAATCCGACGGCCTGTGGCGACTCATGACCCGGATCAAGGGCACAGCATTCGACCGCCCGAAGGACCCGGAACAGATCCGCGATGCGGGAAGACTGGTGGCGTCTTTTCATCGGGCGATGTTCGACTTCGATGCAGCGCTGCATCCAATCGGGTTTCCATTTCACGACACAAATCAACACTTCGAAGATCTGGCTGTGGCTCTGCGGGAAAACGAGGGCCACCCGCTTCATAGAAAGACCGTCGATCTCGCAAACAAGATCTTCGAAGCAGCAGCCGGGCTTGCATCTCTCGACGCCGCACCGCACCGGGTCATCCACGGTGATCTCAAGTTCAACAATCTCCTGTTCGAACCCGAGAGTTCGACTGGAAACTTCCGTCCGGTCGCATTGATCGACCTCGACACCCTCGCTCGTTTGCCCCTGGCATTTGATTGGGGCGACGCGCTGCGCTCCTGGTGCAACCTGCGAGCCGAAGACGAACCCGAAGCCGAACTCGATCTCTCTCTCGCAAGCGCAGCGACTGAGGGCCTGATGACCGTATTCGAGCCGGGTACGCCGGAGGAAAAGCCAACTCCCGCCGAACTCGAATCGCTCAGTTGGGGTTTGGAGATCGTGTCTCTCGAACTGAGCGCCCGCTTTGCCAGCGACATGCTGCGGGAGTGCCACTGGGATTGGGATCGCAACCGGTTCGAAAGAGCGGGCGAACACAATCACCTGCGCGCGCTGGGACAGTTCGATCTCTATCGACAAGCGCGGGCCACGCACGAAGAACGCGCACACAACCTGCCCATTTGA
- a CDS encoding DMT family transporter, giving the protein MLLATNVLLIWSVLPHVLKVLLSYMDPYSVTWFRFVIASVGFGWILQRRGELPRLRNLSGREFLLLGIAIVCLAANYIGFLVGLDLTSAATCQVLIQIGPVMLALGGIVIFRERFSRVQWLGFAILIAGLLVFFGSQISQLADRAGEAEQYRLGVLAIIVAGLTWAIYGLAQKQLLVSIPSQPLMLCLFVGCAIIFTPAVEIGAVRDLDRIGLIALVLSGLATAGAYGSFAAALEHVEASRVSAVIALVPLGTLASSTLLSELVPQLFPSTPLPLLSFAGAGAVVAGSLITALFGRSPTR; this is encoded by the coding sequence TTGCTGCTCGCGACGAACGTGTTGCTGATCTGGTCGGTGCTACCCCACGTCCTCAAAGTTCTGCTGTCCTACATGGATCCGTACTCTGTCACCTGGTTTCGCTTCGTAATTGCGAGTGTGGGCTTTGGCTGGATACTCCAGCGAAGGGGTGAACTCCCGCGGTTGCGAAACCTGAGTGGACGAGAATTCTTGCTGCTCGGAATTGCGATCGTCTGTCTTGCGGCAAACTACATCGGCTTTCTCGTAGGCCTCGATCTCACGTCAGCCGCAACCTGCCAGGTCTTGATTCAAATTGGCCCCGTGATGCTTGCGCTCGGTGGCATCGTGATCTTTCGCGAACGGTTCAGCAGGGTGCAGTGGCTTGGTTTCGCGATCCTGATCGCGGGTCTGTTGGTCTTCTTTGGCAGCCAGATCTCGCAGTTGGCCGATCGCGCCGGTGAAGCGGAGCAATACCGACTGGGGGTGCTTGCGATCATCGTCGCCGGACTGACCTGGGCGATCTATGGCCTGGCGCAGAAGCAACTTCTCGTGTCCATTCCCTCGCAGCCTCTGATGCTCTGCCTGTTCGTGGGCTGCGCCATCATTTTTACTCCGGCCGTCGAAATCGGGGCAGTCCGAGATCTCGATCGAATCGGCTTGATCGCGCTCGTGCTGTCGGGCCTGGCAACAGCAGGGGCCTACGGCAGCTTCGCCGCAGCGCTCGAACACGTAGAAGCCTCCCGAGTAAGCGCAGTCATCGCACTCGTCCCCCTAGGCACACTCGCCTCCAGTACCCTGTTGAGCGAACTAGTCCCCCAACTTTTCCCCAGCACTCCTCTGCCCCTACTGAGCTTCGCCGGAGCCGGCGCAGTAGTAGCCGGCTCCCTGATCACCGCGCTTTTCGGCCGCTCCCCCACTCGCTAA
- a CDS encoding glycosyltransferase family 39 protein, which yields MKANSSPNAFIFLDEPASHPDQQELQMVGGIWFAALMLRLFNLLEIRTSDPFFQQPSVDPLFYHTWATQISAGDWLGEGVFLQGPLYPYLLSLLYTLTGPGLYLPRFLNCVIGSLTCVLVWRIAREFFGRRTGLVASAIAAIYAMFIFYEGSLLIVNILLPLNLWVVWCGMRAMEAPSNGRWLGLGMLIGLTALARPNMLLYGPAALVLLFALLPNAQGLSRRFVLAGCLLAGIGTTVFPATLRNYVVTGDRVLVSASAGMNFFNGNNPDANGTHNVPRIFDRSTADHPREQNLIYQAYAEHELGRTLLASEVSTYWMGRGIDYVIANPAEWLRLTGRKFLYFINAHEIWNNRSYTVTRQFSWVLRLPLIGFGLVGPLAMLGFVVTANRWRKLAPLYALIGVHLATCLIFFVLSRYRIPAVPVLIMFAAAACVWLFDAMRARRTSFAIALVALLGAAGACNVDLRNEDLSVAYYNLGNRYRLSNQHEKAIDQYRESLRIDSQYISARNNLAISLELSGNHHQEAIDAWRALGEMGRKRGLSRYVERAERHLRVLDH from the coding sequence ATGAAGGCGAACTCGAGCCCCAACGCTTTTATCTTCCTGGACGAGCCCGCCTCGCATCCCGATCAGCAAGAACTGCAAATGGTCGGGGGCATCTGGTTCGCAGCCTTGATGCTGCGGCTCTTCAATTTGCTGGAGATCCGAACTTCCGACCCGTTCTTTCAGCAGCCTTCGGTCGATCCGCTCTTCTATCACACCTGGGCGACTCAGATCTCGGCAGGTGACTGGCTGGGCGAAGGTGTGTTCCTCCAGGGCCCTCTCTACCCGTATCTTTTGTCATTGCTCTACACCCTCACGGGTCCCGGTCTTTATCTGCCTCGCTTCCTGAACTGCGTCATCGGTTCATTGACATGCGTGTTGGTATGGCGGATCGCTCGCGAATTTTTCGGCAGACGTACGGGTCTGGTCGCCAGTGCGATTGCAGCGATCTACGCGATGTTCATCTTTTACGAAGGCAGTCTGCTGATCGTCAACATTTTGCTGCCACTCAATCTATGGGTCGTTTGGTGCGGCATGCGCGCAATGGAAGCACCGAGCAACGGTCGTTGGCTCGGCCTGGGCATGCTGATCGGTCTGACGGCTCTCGCCCGCCCCAATATGTTGCTCTACGGCCCAGCGGCCTTGGTCTTGCTCTTCGCGTTGTTGCCCAATGCGCAGGGTCTGTCGCGCAGGTTCGTTCTGGCGGGGTGTTTGTTGGCGGGAATCGGCACGACTGTCTTTCCCGCCACCTTGCGCAATTACGTCGTTACCGGCGACCGGGTGCTGGTTTCTGCATCTGCGGGCATGAATTTCTTCAATGGCAACAATCCGGATGCGAACGGAACTCACAATGTACCGCGTATATTCGATCGCTCGACGGCCGATCATCCTCGAGAACAGAACTTGATCTACCAGGCCTATGCCGAGCACGAGTTGGGAAGGACACTTCTGGCCTCCGAGGTGTCGACCTATTGGATGGGCCGGGGGATCGATTATGTCATTGCAAATCCAGCCGAATGGTTGCGGCTTACGGGACGCAAGTTTCTCTACTTCATCAATGCCCACGAAATTTGGAACAACCGTTCCTATACGGTGACGCGTCAGTTCTCCTGGGTGTTGCGCCTGCCGTTGATCGGCTTCGGATTGGTGGGGCCGCTGGCGATGTTGGGCTTTGTCGTCACCGCCAACCGATGGCGAAAACTCGCGCCGCTGTACGCCTTGATCGGGGTTCATCTCGCAACCTGCCTGATCTTCTTCGTGCTTTCCCGCTACCGCATTCCCGCCGTCCCCGTGTTGATCATGTTTGCAGCGGCGGCCTGCGTCTGGCTCTTCGACGCGATGCGCGCGCGTCGAACCTCTTTTGCAATCGCGTTGGTCGCGTTGCTAGGGGCTGCGGGGGCCTGCAACGTAGATCTGCGAAATGAAGACTTGTCGGTCGCCTACTACAACCTGGGCAACCGGTACCGCCTGTCGAATCAGCACGAAAAAGCGATCGACCAATATCGCGAGTCACTGAGGATCGACAGCCAATACATCTCCGCTCGAAACAACCTCGCGATCTCGCTGGAATTGAGCGGCAATCATCACCAGGAGGCGATCGACGCCTGGCGCGCTCTCGGTGAGATGGGTCGCAAGCGGGGACTCAGTCGCTACGTCGAGAGAGCCGAACGGCACCTGCGCGTCTTGGACCACTAG